In a single window of the Gossypium hirsutum isolate 1008001.06 chromosome A13, Gossypium_hirsutum_v2.1, whole genome shotgun sequence genome:
- the LOC107938024 gene encoding uncharacterized protein isoform X1 codes for MENRVLNSHGAEIPKKSRSLDLKSLYESGDSKEFFKNKSLKRKESSQEGDDEKRSTINNKRKKSRKALPLSSFRTNHDSSSSKSLTEVYDGGVCSGLHGPESLKKFGLSQKSKNGCSANGISLSLGDSGTSIPRRKGGFVGRNKFESGQVLKPDGRPSSVVVGVSEDVKLASEDSSTQNVSLKVEEEKLIDDFKESRSSEPSSVQHLKEEDSVAGHSAVNDGDSSLKRSRRKPRKKKDTVKGGKSFAKKVERLVDSSVKPFGDLQDDDEENLEENAARMLSSRFDPSCTGFSLNSKVSLSPSENGLSFLLASGRDASSRSKKFSGCESPSLDASARVLRPRERHGEKGNSRKRRHFYEIFSGDLDANWVLNRKIKVFWPLDKSWYYGFVNDYDKERKLHHVKYDDRDEEWVNLQEERFKLLLFPSEVPNKSEPKRSQGDGDTGDRIRNMKLNKENRKRNAMKEDDSGNGSYMESEPIISWLARSSRRVKSLPLHAVKRQKTSASCCFHRQPLSCDEAVDENGCLHGGSLKARKVKLFGSSALSDRPVDGRIIEDSSLGSCPKDGKHPIVYFRRRFRRTEKVLWQASESTCGASMVSKPITFLGSVDDFRDLGELNVCLGRLDPEGDLLFTDNAGQLQLNISLLHSKQFRFGLSFPMLSVNNLFGVKSFWLVHSLLLLQCGTVMTIWPIVHLEVLFVDNEVGLRFLLFQGSLKEAVAFIFQVLKVFYRSAELGKFADVRVPVTSIRFKFSLTQDFRKQIVFACCYFHEVKHFKWMFLDCKLKRYCVLNRQLPLSECTYDNIKALQNGTNQLFSSPYKGSSSLEGSRRRYRQGLSRMGVSRGYSCLEVGQLSSSSEKQNKNLPLFTLFFGAASTFFISLHLKLLMDYCVARISFQDHDSIENPESSGNLLLDENSNREDCVKKSFESCLGNFLKASSKVASVTELMTLDLSVSSDGRWRKSLQKHGNSDQIVNGSPAIYHKPEEVGASAIGQLEKQKCDYSESQQPFLSSKVVDGCKKGSGSSSVLNGITVELPPFDQYKVHVDSKLPSTQRSTDLTWNKNGGVIPTPNPTAPRSYWHRNRSSSSIGYHAHRWSDGKADFFHNNFGNGPKKPRTQVSYSMPFGGLDYSSKNIGDHQRGLPHKRIRRANEKRSSDVSRGSQKNMELVSCHANLLLTLGDRGWRECGAQVALERIDRNEWKLAVKMSGSTRCSYKAHQFLQPGSANRYTHAMMWKGGKDWILEFTDRSQWAIFKDMHEECYNRNIRAASVKNIPIPGVCLVHDYDENATDVTFVRSSFKYLRQVETDVEMALDPSHVFYDMDTDDEQWISGIHRSSQSDGSCSTLEFSDEMFEKVMDMFEKAAYTQQCDQFNSDEIEELMAGVGSMEVITAVYEHWREKRQRVGMPLIRHLQPPLWERYEQQVREWELTMSKVSSIPSNAVEKPPMFAFCLKPRGLQVPNRGSKQRSQRKISVSGQINPAFGDHEGFHSFGRRSNGFLFGDEKVLYPLHNYESLEDSPLFQASPRVFSQLDSGIKGYFRDGFDKHHHQKLRRSESKKICTFLSPNESQMTTSYSQRLIGKRNGIHQQSMAFSEWPSMHHYFSDGLQRHGPEQLDNPDTDEFRYRDAASAARHALKMAKFKRERAQRLLFRADLAIHKAVVALMTAEAIKASSDIVNGDG; via the exons ATGGAAAATAGAGTATTGAACTCTCATGGAGCGGAAATTCCTAAGAAATCAAGATCTTTGGATCTTAAGAGTTTGTATGAATCTGGTGATTCAAAggagttttttaaaaataagagcTTGAAGAGGAAAGAAAGTTCACAAGAAGGTGATGATGAGAAGAGGAGTACTATTAATAACAAGAGAAAGAAGAGTAGGAAAGCTCTGCCTCTCAGTAGTTTTAGAACCAACCATGATAGTAGTAGTAGCAAGAGTTTAACTGAAGTTTATGATGGGGGTGTTTGTTCTGGGCTGCATGGTCCAGAAAGCTTGAAGAAGTTTGGTTTGAGTCAAAAATCAAAGAATGGTTGCAGTGCTAATGGCATTTCACTTAGTTTGGGTGACAGTGGTACTAGTATTCCCAGGCGTAAAGGTGGGTTTGTGGGGCGAAACAAGTTTGAGAGTGGTCAAGTCTTGAAGCCAGATGGGCGACCTAGTAGTGTAGTTGTTGGTGTTAGTGAGGATGTGAAGTTAGCCAGTGAAGATTCCAGCACTCAGAATGTGTCTTTGAAGGTTGAAGAAGAGAAGCTTATTGATGATTTTAAGGAAAGTAGAAGCAGTGAGCCAAGTTCAGTTCAGCATTTGAAGGAAGAAGATAGTGTTGCTGGTCACTCAGCTGTAAATGATGGTGATTCTTCTTTAAAAAGATCAAGAAGAAAGCCTAGGAAGAAGAAGGATACAGTAAAAGGTGGCAAATCTTTTGCTAAGAAGGTTGAGAGATTAGTAGATTCTTCTGTAAAGCCATTTGGTGATTTGCAAGATGATGATGAAGAGAATCTTGAAGAGAATGCAGCGAGGATGTTATCATCACGGTTTGACCCAAGTTGTACTGGCTTTTCTTTGAACAGCAAAGTCTCTTTATCACCGTCTGAGAATGGATTATCTTTTCTCTTAGCTTCTGGTCGGGATGCTAGTTCTAGGTCTAAGAAATTTTCTGGTTGTGAATCTCCCTCTCTCGATGCTTCTGCTAGGGTATTGAGACCAAGGGAAAGACATGGAGAGAAAGGCAATTCAAGGAAAAGGCGCCACTTTTATGAAATTTTCTCTGGAGATTTGGATGCAAACTGGGtgttaaatagaaaaattaaggtGTTTTGGCCTTTGGACAAGAGTTGGTATTATGGCTTTGTCAATGATTATGACAAAGAGAGAAAACTTCACCATGTAAAATATGATGACCGTGATGAGGAATGGGTAAATTTACAAGAAGAGAGATTTAAACTCCTGCTTTTTCCAAGTGAAGTTCCCAACAAATCTGAGCCAAAAAGATCTCAGGGTGATGGGGACACtggtgatagaatcaggaacatGAAGCTCAACAAAGAGAACCGGAAGAGAAATGCCATGAAAGAAGATGACAGTGGTAATGGTAGCTATATGGAGTCAGAACCCATCATATCCTGGTTGGCGCGCTCTAGCCGTCGTGTCAAATCCCTACCTTTGCATGCTGTGAAGAGACAGAAAACATCTGCTTCTTGTTGTTTTCATCGGCAACCATTGTCTTGTGATGAAGCTGTGGATGAAAACGGTTGTCTTCACGGGGGTTCCTTGAAAGCAAGAAAAGTTAAATTGTTTGGTTCCTCTGCACTGTCAGATAGACCTGTTGATGGTAGAATCATCGAGGATTCTTCTTTGGGTAGTTGCCCTAAAGACGGTAAACATCCTATCGTTTATTTTCGAAGGAGATTTCGCAGGACAGAGAAAGTTTTGTGGCAGGCTTCTGAAAGCACTTGTGGTGCCAGCATGGTGTCTAAACCTATCACTTTTCTTGGCTCTGTTGATGACTTTCGGGATTTGGGAGAACTTAATGTTTGTCTTGGACGGTTGGATCCTGAAGGAGATCTGTTGTTTACTGATAATGCAGGGCAGTTACAATTAAATATTTCGCTATTACATTCGAAACAGTTCAGGTTTGGATTGAGCTTCCCCATGCTCTCTGTCAATAATTTATTTGGAGTGAAAAGCTTTTGGCTAGTTCATTCATTGTTGCTGCTTCAGTGTGGTACGGTGATGACTATCTGGCCAATTGTTCATCTAGAGGTCCTTTTTGTTGATAATGAAGTTGGACTAAGGTTTCTCCTGTTTCAAGGATCGTTGAAGGAAGCTGTAGCTTTTATTTTCCAGGTCCTGAAGGTATTTTATCGATCTGCTGAACTGGGGAAGTTTGCTGATGTGCGGGTGCCTGTAACTTCGATCAGGTTCAAATTTTCTCTGACTCAAGATTTTAGGAAGCAGATTGTCTTTGCTTGTTGTTATTTTCATGAAGTGAAGCATTTCAAATGGATGTTTTTGGATTGTAAGCTGAAAAGATATTGTGTGCTCAATAGGCAATTACCTCTGTCTGAGTGCACTTATGATAACATTAAGGCGCTTCAGAATGGAACTAACCAGCTGTTTAGTTCTCCTTACAAAGGCTCCTCATCGCTTGAG GGCTCAAGGAGAAGATATAGGCAGGGTCTCAGCCGTATGGGTGTTTCCAGAGGATATAGTTGTCTGGAAGTTGGCCAACTTTCTTCCAGTTCTGAGAAACAGAACAAAAATCTTCCTCTGTTTACTCTTTTTTTTGGTGCTGCGTCTACTTTCTTTATCAGTTTGCATCTTAAACTACTTATGGATTATTGTGTTGCTCGCATCAGCTTTCAGGATCATGACTCCATTGAGAATCCAGAAAGCTCTGGCAATTTGTTGTTGGATGAAAACTCTAATAGAGAGGACTGTGTGAAAAAAAGTTTCGAAAGTTGTTTAGGAAATTTTCTAAAGGCTTCATCAAAGGTTGCTTCCGTCACTGAGTTAATGACTCTTGATCTCTCAGTTTCTAGTGATGGTCGTTGGAGAAAGTCCTTGCAGAAGCATGGaaatagtgatcaaattgtaAATGGAAGTCCTGCCATCTATCATAAACCTGAGGAAGTTGGAGCCTCAGCCATTGGTCAATTAGAGAAGCAAAAATGTGACTATTCAGAGTCTCAGCAACCGTTTTTGTCGTCAAAGGTTGTTGATGGTTGTAAGAAGGGTTCAGGGTCTAGTTCCGTTTTGAATGGTATTACGGTTGAGCTTCCACCCTTTGATCAATATAAAGTTCATGTTGACAGCAAATTACCCAGCACTCAACGGTCTACAGATTTGACTTGGAATAAGAATGGTGGTGTTATCCCAACTCCTAATCCTACTGCTCCAAGAAGTTATTGGCATCGAAATAGAAGTAGTTCATCGATTGGATATCATGCCCATAGATGGTCAGATGGAAAGGCTGATTTCTTCCACAATAATTTTGGAAATGGACCTAAGAAACCACGAACTCAGGTATCATATTCAATGCCCTTTGGAGGTTTAGATTACAGTTCAAAGAATATAGGTGACCACCAGAGAGGTCTTCCTCACAAGCGAATTAGGAGGGCAAATGAGAAGAGATCATCTGATGTTTCTAGAGGTTCTCAAAAAAACATGGAGTTAGTATCTTGTCATGCAAATTTGTTACTTACCCTTGGTGACAGAGGATGGCGTGAATGTGGAGCACAGGTTGCTCTAGAACGTATTGATCGTAATGAATGGAAGCTGGCTGTGAAAATGTCAGGGTCAACAAGGTGCTCTTACAAGGCGCATCAGTTTCTGCAGCCTGGATCTGCCAATCGTTACACACATGCTATGATGTGGAAAGGAGGAAAGGATTGGATCTTGGAGTTCACTGACAGGAGCCAGTGGGCTATTTTCAAGGATATGCATGAAGAGTGCTACAACCGAAACATTCGTGCTGCTTCAGTTAAGAACATACCTATTCCTGGAGTTTGCTTGGTACATgactatgatgaaaatgcaactGATGTGACATTTGTTCGCAGTTCTTTCAAGTACTTGCGGCAGGTTGAAACTGATGTCGAGATGGCTTTGGATCCATCCCATGTTTTTTATGACATGGATACTGATGATGAACAGTGGATTTCAGGAATTCATAGATCTTCGCAGAGTGATGGTAGCTGCAGCACATTGGAATTTTCTGACGAAATGTTTGAGAAGGTTATGGACATGTTTGAGAAGGCTGCATATACTCAACAGTGTGATCAGTTTAATTCTGATGAAATAGAAGAGCTCATGGCTGGAGTTGGGTCCATGGAAGTAATCACAGCTGTCTATGAGCATTGGCGGGAGAAGAGGCAAAGAGTTGGAATGCCTTTAATTCGGCATCTCCAG CCACCATTGTGGGAAAGGTACGAACAGCAAGTGAGAGAGTGGGAGCTAACCATGTCTAAAGTTAGCTCTATTCCGTCCAATGCCGTCGAGAAGCCACCCATGTTTGCTTTCTGTCTGAAACCCCGTGGCTTGCAAGTTCCAAACAGAGGGTCAAAACAAAGATCCCAGCGGAAAATTTCAGTTTCTGGTCAAATCAACCCTGCATTTGGAGATCATGAAGGTTTCCATTCTTTCG GCCGAAGATCAAACGGGTTCCTATTTGGGGATGAAAAGGTTCTATATCCTCTGCATAACTATGAATCTTTAGAAGATTCCCCACTATTTCAGGCATCGCCAAGAGTATTTTCACAACTAGATTCAGGTATCAAGGGATATTTTAGGGATGGATTTGATAAGCATCATCATCAGAAACTTCGAAGAAGCGAGTCAAAGAAAATTTGCACTTTTCTATCACCAAACGAGTCCCAAATGACGACTTCATATAGTCAGAGACTAATTGGCAAGCGAAATGGGATTCATCAGCAGAGCATGGCCTTTTCAGAGTGGCCAAGCATGCATCATTACTTCTCAGATGGATTACAAAGGCACGGCCCCGAACAGTTGGATAACCCTGATACCGACGAGTTCAGATATCGGGATGCAGCTAGTGCAGCCCGGCACGCACTTAAAATGGCCAAGTTCAAGAGAGAAAGAGCTCAGAGATTGCTTTTCAGAGCAGATCTAGCAATTCACAAGGCCGTTGTTGCTCTCATGACTGCAGAGGCAATCAAAGCATCTTCCGACATTGTAAATGGTGACGGGTAG
- the LOC107938024 gene encoding uncharacterized protein isoform X2: MENRVLNSHGAEIPKKSRSLDLKSLYESGDSKEFFKNKSLKRKESSQEGDDEKRSTINNKRKKSRKALPLSSFRTNHDSSSSKSLTEVYDGGVCSGLHGPESLKKFGLSQKSKNGCSANGISLSLGDSGTSIPRRKGGFVGRNKFESGQVLKPDGRPSSVVVGVSEDVKLASEDSSTQNVSLKVEEEKLIDDFKESRSSEPSSVQHLKEEDSVAGHSAVNDGDSSLKRSRRKPRKKKDTVKGGKSFAKKVERLVDSSVKPFGDLQDDDEENLEENAARMLSSRFDPSCTGFSLNSKVSLSPSENGLSFLLASGRDASSRSKKFSGCESPSLDASARVLRPRERHGEKGNSRKRRHFYEIFSGDLDANWVLNRKIKVFWPLDKSWYYGFVNDYDKERKLHHVKYDDRDEEWVNLQEERFKLLLFPSEVPNKSEPKRSQGDGDTGDRIRNMKLNKENRKRNAMKEDDSGNGSYMESEPIISWLARSSRRVKSLPLHAVKRQKTSASCCFHRQPLSCDEAVDENGCLHGGSLKARKVKLFGSSALSDRPVDGRIIEDSSLGSCPKDGKHPIVYFRRRFRRTEKVLWQASESTCGASMVSKPITFLGSVDDFRDLGELNVCLGRLDPEGDLLFTDNAGQLQLNISLLHSKQFRFGLSFPMLSVNNLFGVKSFWLVHSLLLLQCGTVMTIWPIVHLEVLFVDNEVGLRFLLFQGSLKEAVAFIFQVLKVFYRSAELGKFADVRVPVTSIRQLPLSECTYDNIKALQNGTNQLFSSPYKGSSSLEGSRRRYRQGLSRMGVSRGYSCLEVGQLSSSSEKQNKNLPLFTLFFGAASTFFISLHLKLLMDYCVARISFQDHDSIENPESSGNLLLDENSNREDCVKKSFESCLGNFLKASSKVASVTELMTLDLSVSSDGRWRKSLQKHGNSDQIVNGSPAIYHKPEEVGASAIGQLEKQKCDYSESQQPFLSSKVVDGCKKGSGSSSVLNGITVELPPFDQYKVHVDSKLPSTQRSTDLTWNKNGGVIPTPNPTAPRSYWHRNRSSSSIGYHAHRWSDGKADFFHNNFGNGPKKPRTQVSYSMPFGGLDYSSKNIGDHQRGLPHKRIRRANEKRSSDVSRGSQKNMELVSCHANLLLTLGDRGWRECGAQVALERIDRNEWKLAVKMSGSTRCSYKAHQFLQPGSANRYTHAMMWKGGKDWILEFTDRSQWAIFKDMHEECYNRNIRAASVKNIPIPGVCLVHDYDENATDVTFVRSSFKYLRQVETDVEMALDPSHVFYDMDTDDEQWISGIHRSSQSDGSCSTLEFSDEMFEKVMDMFEKAAYTQQCDQFNSDEIEELMAGVGSMEVITAVYEHWREKRQRVGMPLIRHLQPPLWERYEQQVREWELTMSKVSSIPSNAVEKPPMFAFCLKPRGLQVPNRGSKQRSQRKISVSGQINPAFGDHEGFHSFGRRSNGFLFGDEKVLYPLHNYESLEDSPLFQASPRVFSQLDSGIKGYFRDGFDKHHHQKLRRSESKKICTFLSPNESQMTTSYSQRLIGKRNGIHQQSMAFSEWPSMHHYFSDGLQRHGPEQLDNPDTDEFRYRDAASAARHALKMAKFKRERAQRLLFRADLAIHKAVVALMTAEAIKASSDIVNGDG, translated from the exons ATGGAAAATAGAGTATTGAACTCTCATGGAGCGGAAATTCCTAAGAAATCAAGATCTTTGGATCTTAAGAGTTTGTATGAATCTGGTGATTCAAAggagttttttaaaaataagagcTTGAAGAGGAAAGAAAGTTCACAAGAAGGTGATGATGAGAAGAGGAGTACTATTAATAACAAGAGAAAGAAGAGTAGGAAAGCTCTGCCTCTCAGTAGTTTTAGAACCAACCATGATAGTAGTAGTAGCAAGAGTTTAACTGAAGTTTATGATGGGGGTGTTTGTTCTGGGCTGCATGGTCCAGAAAGCTTGAAGAAGTTTGGTTTGAGTCAAAAATCAAAGAATGGTTGCAGTGCTAATGGCATTTCACTTAGTTTGGGTGACAGTGGTACTAGTATTCCCAGGCGTAAAGGTGGGTTTGTGGGGCGAAACAAGTTTGAGAGTGGTCAAGTCTTGAAGCCAGATGGGCGACCTAGTAGTGTAGTTGTTGGTGTTAGTGAGGATGTGAAGTTAGCCAGTGAAGATTCCAGCACTCAGAATGTGTCTTTGAAGGTTGAAGAAGAGAAGCTTATTGATGATTTTAAGGAAAGTAGAAGCAGTGAGCCAAGTTCAGTTCAGCATTTGAAGGAAGAAGATAGTGTTGCTGGTCACTCAGCTGTAAATGATGGTGATTCTTCTTTAAAAAGATCAAGAAGAAAGCCTAGGAAGAAGAAGGATACAGTAAAAGGTGGCAAATCTTTTGCTAAGAAGGTTGAGAGATTAGTAGATTCTTCTGTAAAGCCATTTGGTGATTTGCAAGATGATGATGAAGAGAATCTTGAAGAGAATGCAGCGAGGATGTTATCATCACGGTTTGACCCAAGTTGTACTGGCTTTTCTTTGAACAGCAAAGTCTCTTTATCACCGTCTGAGAATGGATTATCTTTTCTCTTAGCTTCTGGTCGGGATGCTAGTTCTAGGTCTAAGAAATTTTCTGGTTGTGAATCTCCCTCTCTCGATGCTTCTGCTAGGGTATTGAGACCAAGGGAAAGACATGGAGAGAAAGGCAATTCAAGGAAAAGGCGCCACTTTTATGAAATTTTCTCTGGAGATTTGGATGCAAACTGGGtgttaaatagaaaaattaaggtGTTTTGGCCTTTGGACAAGAGTTGGTATTATGGCTTTGTCAATGATTATGACAAAGAGAGAAAACTTCACCATGTAAAATATGATGACCGTGATGAGGAATGGGTAAATTTACAAGAAGAGAGATTTAAACTCCTGCTTTTTCCAAGTGAAGTTCCCAACAAATCTGAGCCAAAAAGATCTCAGGGTGATGGGGACACtggtgatagaatcaggaacatGAAGCTCAACAAAGAGAACCGGAAGAGAAATGCCATGAAAGAAGATGACAGTGGTAATGGTAGCTATATGGAGTCAGAACCCATCATATCCTGGTTGGCGCGCTCTAGCCGTCGTGTCAAATCCCTACCTTTGCATGCTGTGAAGAGACAGAAAACATCTGCTTCTTGTTGTTTTCATCGGCAACCATTGTCTTGTGATGAAGCTGTGGATGAAAACGGTTGTCTTCACGGGGGTTCCTTGAAAGCAAGAAAAGTTAAATTGTTTGGTTCCTCTGCACTGTCAGATAGACCTGTTGATGGTAGAATCATCGAGGATTCTTCTTTGGGTAGTTGCCCTAAAGACGGTAAACATCCTATCGTTTATTTTCGAAGGAGATTTCGCAGGACAGAGAAAGTTTTGTGGCAGGCTTCTGAAAGCACTTGTGGTGCCAGCATGGTGTCTAAACCTATCACTTTTCTTGGCTCTGTTGATGACTTTCGGGATTTGGGAGAACTTAATGTTTGTCTTGGACGGTTGGATCCTGAAGGAGATCTGTTGTTTACTGATAATGCAGGGCAGTTACAATTAAATATTTCGCTATTACATTCGAAACAGTTCAGGTTTGGATTGAGCTTCCCCATGCTCTCTGTCAATAATTTATTTGGAGTGAAAAGCTTTTGGCTAGTTCATTCATTGTTGCTGCTTCAGTGTGGTACGGTGATGACTATCTGGCCAATTGTTCATCTAGAGGTCCTTTTTGTTGATAATGAAGTTGGACTAAGGTTTCTCCTGTTTCAAGGATCGTTGAAGGAAGCTGTAGCTTTTATTTTCCAGGTCCTGAAGGTATTTTATCGATCTGCTGAACTGGGGAAGTTTGCTGATGTGCGGGTGCCTGTAACTTCGATCAG GCAATTACCTCTGTCTGAGTGCACTTATGATAACATTAAGGCGCTTCAGAATGGAACTAACCAGCTGTTTAGTTCTCCTTACAAAGGCTCCTCATCGCTTGAG GGCTCAAGGAGAAGATATAGGCAGGGTCTCAGCCGTATGGGTGTTTCCAGAGGATATAGTTGTCTGGAAGTTGGCCAACTTTCTTCCAGTTCTGAGAAACAGAACAAAAATCTTCCTCTGTTTACTCTTTTTTTTGGTGCTGCGTCTACTTTCTTTATCAGTTTGCATCTTAAACTACTTATGGATTATTGTGTTGCTCGCATCAGCTTTCAGGATCATGACTCCATTGAGAATCCAGAAAGCTCTGGCAATTTGTTGTTGGATGAAAACTCTAATAGAGAGGACTGTGTGAAAAAAAGTTTCGAAAGTTGTTTAGGAAATTTTCTAAAGGCTTCATCAAAGGTTGCTTCCGTCACTGAGTTAATGACTCTTGATCTCTCAGTTTCTAGTGATGGTCGTTGGAGAAAGTCCTTGCAGAAGCATGGaaatagtgatcaaattgtaAATGGAAGTCCTGCCATCTATCATAAACCTGAGGAAGTTGGAGCCTCAGCCATTGGTCAATTAGAGAAGCAAAAATGTGACTATTCAGAGTCTCAGCAACCGTTTTTGTCGTCAAAGGTTGTTGATGGTTGTAAGAAGGGTTCAGGGTCTAGTTCCGTTTTGAATGGTATTACGGTTGAGCTTCCACCCTTTGATCAATATAAAGTTCATGTTGACAGCAAATTACCCAGCACTCAACGGTCTACAGATTTGACTTGGAATAAGAATGGTGGTGTTATCCCAACTCCTAATCCTACTGCTCCAAGAAGTTATTGGCATCGAAATAGAAGTAGTTCATCGATTGGATATCATGCCCATAGATGGTCAGATGGAAAGGCTGATTTCTTCCACAATAATTTTGGAAATGGACCTAAGAAACCACGAACTCAGGTATCATATTCAATGCCCTTTGGAGGTTTAGATTACAGTTCAAAGAATATAGGTGACCACCAGAGAGGTCTTCCTCACAAGCGAATTAGGAGGGCAAATGAGAAGAGATCATCTGATGTTTCTAGAGGTTCTCAAAAAAACATGGAGTTAGTATCTTGTCATGCAAATTTGTTACTTACCCTTGGTGACAGAGGATGGCGTGAATGTGGAGCACAGGTTGCTCTAGAACGTATTGATCGTAATGAATGGAAGCTGGCTGTGAAAATGTCAGGGTCAACAAGGTGCTCTTACAAGGCGCATCAGTTTCTGCAGCCTGGATCTGCCAATCGTTACACACATGCTATGATGTGGAAAGGAGGAAAGGATTGGATCTTGGAGTTCACTGACAGGAGCCAGTGGGCTATTTTCAAGGATATGCATGAAGAGTGCTACAACCGAAACATTCGTGCTGCTTCAGTTAAGAACATACCTATTCCTGGAGTTTGCTTGGTACATgactatgatgaaaatgcaactGATGTGACATTTGTTCGCAGTTCTTTCAAGTACTTGCGGCAGGTTGAAACTGATGTCGAGATGGCTTTGGATCCATCCCATGTTTTTTATGACATGGATACTGATGATGAACAGTGGATTTCAGGAATTCATAGATCTTCGCAGAGTGATGGTAGCTGCAGCACATTGGAATTTTCTGACGAAATGTTTGAGAAGGTTATGGACATGTTTGAGAAGGCTGCATATACTCAACAGTGTGATCAGTTTAATTCTGATGAAATAGAAGAGCTCATGGCTGGAGTTGGGTCCATGGAAGTAATCACAGCTGTCTATGAGCATTGGCGGGAGAAGAGGCAAAGAGTTGGAATGCCTTTAATTCGGCATCTCCAG CCACCATTGTGGGAAAGGTACGAACAGCAAGTGAGAGAGTGGGAGCTAACCATGTCTAAAGTTAGCTCTATTCCGTCCAATGCCGTCGAGAAGCCACCCATGTTTGCTTTCTGTCTGAAACCCCGTGGCTTGCAAGTTCCAAACAGAGGGTCAAAACAAAGATCCCAGCGGAAAATTTCAGTTTCTGGTCAAATCAACCCTGCATTTGGAGATCATGAAGGTTTCCATTCTTTCG GCCGAAGATCAAACGGGTTCCTATTTGGGGATGAAAAGGTTCTATATCCTCTGCATAACTATGAATCTTTAGAAGATTCCCCACTATTTCAGGCATCGCCAAGAGTATTTTCACAACTAGATTCAGGTATCAAGGGATATTTTAGGGATGGATTTGATAAGCATCATCATCAGAAACTTCGAAGAAGCGAGTCAAAGAAAATTTGCACTTTTCTATCACCAAACGAGTCCCAAATGACGACTTCATATAGTCAGAGACTAATTGGCAAGCGAAATGGGATTCATCAGCAGAGCATGGCCTTTTCAGAGTGGCCAAGCATGCATCATTACTTCTCAGATGGATTACAAAGGCACGGCCCCGAACAGTTGGATAACCCTGATACCGACGAGTTCAGATATCGGGATGCAGCTAGTGCAGCCCGGCACGCACTTAAAATGGCCAAGTTCAAGAGAGAAAGAGCTCAGAGATTGCTTTTCAGAGCAGATCTAGCAATTCACAAGGCCGTTGTTGCTCTCATGACTGCAGAGGCAATCAAAGCATCTTCCGACATTGTAAATGGTGACGGGTAG